GGTGGTTCACGGCCGCTTCCAGCATCCTGGTCATCCTTCTCGGCTGGTACCTGACGGACCGCGTGGTGGAACCCCGTCTGCGCAGTGTCGAGGTGGATGGCGACCAGGAAGAAATGCCCAAGATGGAAACCAGCACTGCGGCCGAACGGCGAGGACTGTGGGCCGGACTGCTTTCCATGCTGATCGGCATCATCTTGCTCATCGTCGTCTCTTATCCCGCCGATTCGCCTTTGCGCGATCCCCAGGGCAACCTGGGGACCTTCGCGGCCCCGCTGATGCAGTCCATCGTTCCCCTGATTTTTCTCTTTTTCCTCATACCCGGCATGGTTCATGGCTACATCGCCGGGACCGTCAAATCGCATCGCGACATCATCAAGGGCATGAGCAAGGCCATGAGTTCGATGGCTTACTATATAGTTATGGCCTTTTTTGCGGCCCAGTTCATCGCCGCCTTCGGCAGCTCCAACGTCGGCGCTTTGATCTCTCTCAAGGGCGCCTCCTTCCTCGAAGCATTGGCTCTGCCCGCCCCCGTGACCATCACCGGCATCATCGGCTTGAGCGCCATGGTCAATCTGGTGGTCGGATCGGCCTCCGCCAAGTGGGCTCTGATCGGCCCCATCTTCGTGCCCATGCTGATGCAGTTGGGCTTCTCTCCCGAGTTGACCCAGGCCGCCTACCGCGTCGGCGATTCCACCACCAACATCGTCACTCCTCTGATGCCCTATTTCCCCCTGGTGGTGGTCTACTGCCAGCGCTACGTGAAGAATACCGGCATCGGCACGCTGCTCTCCATGATGCTGCCGTTTTCGGTGGTCTTGCTGGTGAGCTGGACGATCTTTTTGCTGCTCTACTGGGCGGCCGGCATCCCTCTGGGCATCCAGGGCGGCTATTCTTATCCGCCTTAGCCGACGTTGAGGGACGCTGAGGGGCAGCGCTGCCGG
This Acidobacteriota bacterium DNA region includes the following protein-coding sequences:
- a CDS encoding AbgT family transporter produces the protein MPKNQTKPTEQPPSGLMSRFLDTVEVLGNKLPDPSVLFLLALIITWILSWLLAGVAFTEIDPRTGQPLQVQNQLTGPALSTFLANMVTTFTGFAPLGVVLLAMLGVGVAEHTGFITAGLKSMLSFTPGGLLTPMLILVAIVSHTAVDAGYVLVIPLGGVIFYVAGRHPLAGIAAAFAGVSGGFSANFIPSSIDVLLQGFTQSAAQIIDPVREVNPLCNWWFTAASSILVILLGWYLTDRVVEPRLRSVEVDGDQEEMPKMETSTAAERRGLWAGLLSMLIGIILLIVVSYPADSPLRDPQGNLGTFAAPLMQSIVPLIFLFFLIPGMVHGYIAGTVKSHRDIIKGMSKAMSSMAYYIVMAFFAAQFIAAFGSSNVGALISLKGASFLEALALPAPVTITGIIGLSAMVNLVVGSASAKWALIGPIFVPMLMQLGFSPELTQAAYRVGDSTTNIVTPLMPYFPLVVVYCQRYVKNTGIGTLLSMMLPFSVVLLVSWTIFLLLYWAAGIPLGIQGGYSYPP